The window ATTATAGATAATCGATATCTTGATTTGATTTGGGAATGACAGTTGATCGATAACTCTTTGAATCATGACTAGGGTTACAAGATCTTTGGGGAAGAGGAATGAAGTGAAAGAAAGAGATGTGAAAAATGTATTATTTAGGAGTATGATTCTTATGAAATGAATTCAAAAAATAATCATACCCCTCTTTGTTCTTCATGTAATCCTAGAATATTAATAATTATACAATTCAAATCTTTTTTTATTACAAAACTAAAAAAACCAGAATATTACTTCTTAtaaaacatttacattatatttttttatcaaacaaatttatgatgtttataactaaatataatataaaatatatgtaACACGCGAAAAATAATGCTAATATTTTTTccatttttgaaaaacatttccataaaaacCATAGATAAACAACCATTGTTTTCCAATGTCACACCCCTGGCCGAGGCGGCAGAACACGTCAGGTTGTGCGACTAAATTCATGGATCACAGGTAAACTGAATATATAACACAAGTACAATAATAAACAAAATAGCATTTGTATTCCATCTTGATATTTGAATAAAAGGTTCTTACAGATAATAATAGTACATGAATTGCCTTAAAAGATAGGCAAATAATACAATAGCTAGTAACTTTGTCACCTGAAATCCAATCCGTCTTGAATgtctgtttagcgatttcctgggaatacatgtatttttgagggtcaacacaaggttggtgagagttatAGGTTTTGTTCTAACAACAACAATACCTTTAAAAAGTCTAGAAAGTATTTTCTTTGtatgtataacaatagttaaaactgTGTTTGCAAAGAGTTTTTGAAAGCCAAAATGTATctttgtataagtaaatccatacttaaaattgTGTTTGGAAAGAATCTTTGAAAGCCAAAAGGTATatttgtataagtaaatccatattTAAAATTATGTTTGTAAGAATCCTTGAATATACTTGAAAACCAAACTATATTGTTACATAAGTAACTTCATACTTAAAATAGTCTTGAAAGCAACCAAGTCCATGGtttgtagtgagagagagagagagatcctagttaatgtttatagtgtgtcctataaccgagctatgtgaCTGAGTGTACCCCTATACAATGCGTTACTGGACGTTGTAGTAACAATTGTACACGCTTGTCACACGCTTCGATTGATCggtcgaggttgtagctagcaatcgcAGGTGAGAATGTCAaccccgtatatatctatacatatgtatctcgctcCAAAGATCAACGACTATAGTAGTGtgggtatgctaagtgtttagAGTCAGCTAATGAATATAGTTTCACTAAAAAGCCCTTAACTAAAGTATGTGAATAACTCTTAGCCCTAACTTAATTGTGTTTAAGTCACTAAGCATAATGAATTTCGttgtataaagtttataaaagtcGAGTATGCTTGGTAAGTATGTAAAGGTGTAATGTACTGGCTTTTATAAAGAAGTATGTTCTAAAGTAATGAACATATGTACATGTATAAACTTTAagtatttaaacatataaatatacgtGCATAGTAATAGCTTGAATCCTTGGAATACTACAAAGTTTTATGACGTGCTTGTTATGATATACGatgtcacataaaaatcatatatttttgtatCATGTAGCATTTGTTGTATGGACTAGTTATTTCATGATAAAATAACCATAATATGTATACGGAAAGTTTATACTAGTTTATTTGTAACGATATGTTACATtattaaataacatttttataaactagGATTATTGTATTTTCGCATAAAAAGAAATTTTATTTGTAAAACGAAGTATATAGGCACATGTATCCCCCctagggatggcaaaaaaaccCGAACCTGATGGGAAAACCTGAAACCCGATTATTTCGGGTTGTTATCGGGTTTTTTATCGGGTTTGGGGCAAGGAGTGGGTTATCCTTGCCCCGACCCGACCAgccccgattatatatatatatatatatatatatatatatatatatatatatatatatatatatatatatatatatatatatatatatatatatatatatatatatatatatatatatatgtgtgtgtgtgtatgtgtgtgtgtgttaattaCACGCATTCAAAGATAAAATAGTTACTGTGGACAATCTTTTTAGTTATTAAGAATTCGGtgtaaatgataattttttatgttttgatgTATTACACtaaacttaaatcaaataattttttttataacgttgagttaattttattaaagtgatatgtcatatttttaatttaaaagggaGGCTAGAACACGTATTTTTTATAAGACATCGGGGTACccataaagaaaataaagattTCTTATGAATTGTTGTAAACTCGATAAGATACATGAACCCCGACGGGAAAACCCGAACCCAATGGGGCGCCCAATTAAGATACCCAAAAGATATCGGAGCGAGTTTGGGAAACCatgaacacccccccccccccccccccggggaaATAATTGGAAATATTAAAAAGGGTTCGTAGGTAGACACCCTTGAAGCGTGAGTTCGATTTGTACGGAATCGGTTTATTTAAGAAGTTCCGGATTGTAATCCCTAATAAAAAATATAGCTCCATGAGCAAAAGCTCCTGTCATGATGAATCCTGCAATGTATTGGTGATGAGTATATAATGCAGCTTGAGTAGTAAAGTCTTGTGCTATAAATGCATAAGCGGGTAAAGAGTACATGTGTTGAGCTACCAAAGAAGTAATAACCCCTAAAGAAGCTAGAGCAAGGCCTAATTGAAAATGAAGCGAATTATTAATTGTGTCATAAAGGCCCTTATGCCCACGTCCCAATCGCCCTCCCGGAGGGATATGTGCATCTAAAAGATCTTTCATACTGTGCCCAATCCCAAAATTAGTTCTATACATATGCCCAGTAATAAGAAAAAGAAATGCAATAGCTAAATGATGATGAGCCATATCAGTCAGCCATAAACTTTGGGTTTGTGGATGGAATCCCCCGAGAAGGGTTAAAATGGCAGTTCCTGCTCCAAGTTTGACGTGAGAAACCACAAAGCCACGATTCTTGAACTTCAAAATACTTTCGGGACCGTTTCGTAACGAATTTAAACTATTGGGGGCTGTTTGgtaatttaattaaccaaaataggACTGATTTGGTTAAAATAAATAAAGGGAGGGACTGAAATGGTTTAATATGAATTAATGATTGAGTATTGGACTGATATTGTTCAGAAATCTCCATAGGAGGGACTGTTTTGTTTAAAATACACCAAAGTTTTAGGGAAAGGACTCATTTTGAATAAAGGGTTCAGTTTTGGGGGTTAATGTATTCATTTTATAAAATCAAGATGATTTAGGGCTTTTTTTTGCCCGTTTTCATTCGTTGATCAGGTAAAGGAAAAGAACGAACGAAGCGATGAGGGAAAATACGACGAACACGAAGGAACGAGACTGATACAGACGATCGGTGATGGCGAGAAATCATAAAGGCGCGCAGGCTGCTACTCCGGACGTTTTGTTCGATCGATTGCGAAGAGGGAGGCGTCTCCGGGGTCCAGGAGACCGAAGCAACGTAGGGGACGAAGCAGCGAGCTTGTTTTCGTTCTCGTCCGGATGCGAGGTGCGAAGGAAAGAGGAGGGCCGAAGGGAGTCCGGTCGGCAGCAACACGTCGCAGATGGGGGCTTCGGTAGTTTTTTTCGACCGGAGAAGGCGTGGGGTGCGATGAGGAAAACGAACAGCCACAGCACCGCGGATGGTAGGGTTTGGCAGTGAAGCACGTCGTGAAGGAAGGGAAATGGTCTCCGGTAATCTCCTTGCACCCTCTTCTTTCTGATTTGGCAGCTAACACGAAGGATGTTGAAACAGGCAGAAAAAGATCGATCAAAGAGGTTTTTTGTTTGCTAGCTTTGCTTGACGGGAATGGAAACAAGAAAATTGACTGTTGTGATTGAACTCATTGGCTTCAACCTAAGGTAATTTTTCTGTGATTTCTTTGTACAAAGAGATTGAATGGAAGATTATAAGAGTATAAAACAATACTTTTATTGTGCATGTAGTTTTGATGGATGTGTTGAGTATATGGTTGGCGTTTTACTCAGTCTTTATCAGCAGGAGAATAAGAAAAGAAGAAGGCATATGTGGTTTTTTCCTTTACGTGTGGTTAAGTGCAAGTTGAAGAATGGAAGAAACTTGATGACTTTAGTCTTTAGTATTGTGTACTTTGATTGAATTGTAGAAAAAATCATTTCAACTTGTTTCTGTGTTAGCTTGGTTAAGTTGGATTGGGTAAGTAATACTTTAAATTTGGTTGTCAATTTAAGTGATGTATTTTGGTTTTAACTTGCGATCAATTTGTTAATCAATAAGTATGTAATTTGGGTGTATTGATGTATTGATTTCATTGGGTATGTATTTGTGTATGTATTGGCGTTTAATTTTCTATACTAGGTACTTTGAGATTATTTGTATTGTTGGATGTTTTCCTCTTGTATACACATGTACGTATACTTAAGACTTTTACAAGCCATTTCTTGATAAATATAATCTATTTTTATTTGTCATGAGTTTGTTACATAAATTTGtgtaatacatatatataaatttaaactcATTTGTTAGTAAACTTGTTAATTTGTTAAACCTTGGTCTCTTAAATTTAAAATTGACAAATATATAACGTTTATTTATGAAAAGTTAACCAGCCACATGTAATTGATCATGACACATGTCCCATatctgtctatatatatatatatatatatatatatatatatatatatatatatatatatatatatatatatatatattagggatgtcaacgggggcaaatgGGACGCCGCCCCCGCCCCCAAAGTTTTCCCTTTCCCCCGCCCCTGCCCCCGCTCCCGCTCCCGAAATCTCCATCCTTTCCACCCCCGAATTCCCCTTCtgacccccgcccccgcccccgcccccgttcCCCTGTCtccgattgattttgggctacCTTATTTGGGCTAAAAGAAGTTATTATTTgggctaaaaaaactattttttgaataacaaatagatatttataacataattttacatgttacaaacaacttaaaaacatgtttttttttttttttttttaatttttgtacgtaaaaatcattttattgtttattatatttatataattgatATATGTCaacttatataatttattaacgaGGCCCCCACGGGGGTTTCGGGACGGGACTACCAACCCCCGGCCCCGGTTTTTTTAAACAAATGCCTCCACACGGGACGGGGCCGCCACGGGATCGGGgtcccacgggactttttgacatccctaatatatatatatatatatatatatatatatatatatatatatatatatatatatatatatatatatatatatatatatatatatatatatatagttgctcACGAATTTAGGAGTGTTGGGCTATTTCCATCGTTAAAATTCATATCAACCGGtttggatttttatatttttcttggaatacattacaaataataaaaatcatgtcgaaataaataatttaagatTTCacgattaattgaataaaaaacgtcttattttcttcttttttttataaatattttactaaaaatatttcaagtatgaaattaaatattatactatGACTTGAGTCCAAAAATGCTTTCGAAATTAGCATATGAGGTGTGTAAGTCCCTCAACGGATAGAAACAGTTTTTTGGTTTTAAGAAAATCAGTATTATACTGGTTTGGTTTCCTAAAATGGTCGTatattttgcatacaaactccgttttggacgttctttatattttcgtaaACCGGGGAACATGCAATACAAGACTAGAGTGTTTTTTTGCTCACAACTGCTTACTACGAAATCTGTGTTTTCCAAACTCATTAACTAGGGTTGTAGTTTGAGTTGTATGATTCAATTGTCAGTTTACACATTTAAAAGTAAGATACCATCTgatattttataataattaaaatgaactcatttatacattagatgcactaaaactcaatgagtcaaattacaAAGATATTTACTGTGAATTGACCGTCTACAGTCTTTGACCTAAATTCTAGGATGTCACATTAACACCCCATTTTCCCATTCCAGTAGAATTCAATATAAACCATCGTTTATAAAATTAGAAGTAGATATGTATTACTTTTGAGCTAAAGTAATCGTTATAAACATATAGGAAATGTCAATACGTTTTTCGTAGATATATAGAATGCCCGAATCCAACTTCGTATTAAAAAAGTTATacttcttcgaagtttcacgattaaCCAGCATGGCTTTTTACGTCGTAAAATACAAATTATAGATATATTACCATAATAGTCATAAAGCCATAATAGTCATAAAACCGACAGTgggcatatagagaacgtctaaatttgacttcacatgaagaagttatgatttttagaagtttcagtGTAGTAGTATGCGACACAAAAaccaaaatttaaattattcgaTTGTTAGTAGAAACAATTTAGtcaagagttgaagatctcgtcgatataaTTTCatcgatataaagatagtcgagaACAGAATCCATATtaataagttatgatttttgtatggactttaacagtctaatccttttaaaaaaatatagttttaaaaataaaatgagaattagccaaccaagtctaaatgaaagttgtatatctcGCTGatagctacacgtggatataaagaacgtcgaaaacaaagctcgtataaagaagatatgatttaaataataataataataataactaaaaaTACACGTGTGTGCGTCGTGCACCGATAGGAGGCACGACGTGCACTTACATTCCACTAGATTTCTACCATGTGTCACAATCTGCATGGAGCCACGTCACCCACCCTACAAAGTGCACGGTGTGCACAAACAGGGTGTGTGGCGCACTTtcaaatatttttgggataaataGAGCTTCACCCTCCATTCGATCTCCACACCCTACCAAACTTCTCTCTCAAGTTTCTCTCAACCTTAGCCCTATTTTCCCTTAGTTTTGAGTTCATAGAGAAGCCCTGAGGCCCCTGAGAGCCTGTCATCTAGTAGCTAGCATGCCGAAGTTTTGTCGGTGCTATTTTGTAAACTTTTTTTCAGGAAAATCTAGGTAAGTAAGCTACACTTATATCACTCttagtgtaatttatatttatagtcataatcgttattatgaacctataaataagatttatcaataattatagttataatgttgattgatctacttatgggagaggtgtctagaatagtcatgttggcttggttgttggattttagataggctatacgccaaaatgaccatgcctcccaactgtccaTCTTaactgatccttatttgatagaactctcaGTATTCATTGCGATTAGTGAAAGATCTGGTTTTCATTATCAGATTGTCATATAGTTTAATAGGTTAAAGTATTGTAGGTTAATACTCGTTCGACGTGCTATCCTTCAGTTGGATCGTCAGTAAGATCGCTCAGATAGCTGTCAATCTTCCGAGTCCTTGTCAAGGTGTattttctcactatattatgtgCTCTAGCATATAACctatgtatgttaggatatagttaCCTTGTTGTAGTATTCAGTTGGGCCACTAGACTAGTTTAGTTAGTTGCATGTCATGTTGAACTGTTTGTCTATTATATATATGCGTTGATATATTATGTGGGGAGTTAGAGACAGCCCAACTTTGTTTTGAAGGCCAATAGAATCGGGCGGACTAGCATTATGCTAAAGGACAAAGGGTGGACCGGCTATATGCAGAAGGCAAAGggtggaccaactttatgttgaacaCCATTATATGTTTTATTGGTTAATCGACAAAGAGGTCGTGAGTCATTATGTGTATGCATTGTTATGTATTGTGGGGTAtgatattttggagaactcactaagcctatAGTTTATCCAATTGTTATAAATATTTTTCAAGTACTTAATGAGAAGGGCAAGGCTCGACTGTACACACATGCGTTCACAACATGTTTCCGCATAATGTAATTATAAATCTGATatactataataaataaaaatgaaaattttgggttgaaaatcggGCGTTACATAATATTTCTAAATAATAACATGGTCATTTTGAGTTGGCCTCATGACACAAAAACAATAAGGAAATGGAGAAAAATAAGTAGTAAATTTATTATGAATTGATAAATTAATTAGATATTATtttgaaattaattaaatagttttaattaattaaaaggcttgaatattaattaatttcTTGAGATTAATTGGAATATTGTAGAAGTCTGTTGGAAGATAGGTAGGGATGAAAATTAGGATAATTATCCTAGTATGTGACCAGTTTTGATAAGGATAAGAATTATTCTTAGAAAACTGATCAGCTTAAGGATTCTGGCTTCTGCCTTAAAATAAGGTGCTAGGGATCAAACCTTAGACCAGTTTTTCACTCAATTTTCGTTCCCCTTCTATGTTATCTCTCCATGAGGTCAAAATTTATATCCCCTCTCTTGGGATATAGAAATTTCAACTCATCCCTTCTTAGGTTTATCTTGTTTTGCTTCTTGAGTCTTAGGTCTAAGTATATTAGAAAGATACTACGTTGGGTCTTTCATCCATTGCAAGAGTTGCTAATCGTAAGGTCTCAATCGAAGAACAAAGATGTTAGcattcttatttttgtatttttatagtTTGTTGATATAACTAGTAAAAACCTAGATCTTAAGgagcatgtacacttaggtaattTTTGTTTGTTTCCGCTACCATGATTAAGTGTATTAACACATTGCACACCGCTTTGTTTGCATAGTCAAAGTCTTCTTTGGCACTTATATAATTTCAATTACACCGGTTGTCATGTAACCCTAagatcaccaacattacatatccAAATCATAAAGCATATTGTATCGTTTTTCAGTCATCATTGTAACTCTATACACAAGAACATGATTTCTCGCATTGGAATGTACTATGCGGTTTCTTGATTAGGAGTCATCTCTACATTAGGGCCGCATTGTATAACTCTAATCTGGATGAGTAACAACATCAACCATTTCCCAATTCTTCTCATAATAAGGGTTGAT of the Lactuca sativa cultivar Salinas chromosome 6, Lsat_Salinas_v11, whole genome shotgun sequence genome contains:
- the LOC122194879 gene encoding photosystem I P700 chlorophyll a apoprotein A2-like codes for the protein MAHHHLAIAFLFLITGHMYRTNFGIGHSMKDLLDAHIPPGGRLGRGHKGLYDTINNSLHFQLGLALASLGVITSLVAQHMYSLPAYAFIAQDFTTQAALYTHHQYIAGFIMTGAFAHGAIFFIRDYNPELLK